In a single window of the Nicotiana tomentosiformis chromosome 8, ASM39032v3, whole genome shotgun sequence genome:
- the LOC104087088 gene encoding uncharacterized protein isoform X2 → MVIKKRVNKLPAENGGTNDVEGFPKNKKCNEQFDHWAFLAPMWVDLTLEYKSAYQEKDDDWFHISHPFHHASSKMLKSAFSHAGEGSINLELGLQGSCSPKLPPSISRSRGKDFRNRQLGQGYHWLTLDKKHPVKQLSSKSSSADSEACKVVKQKASSKKLTNYAASDSGSSCQPPDLSSGNEKISSNSLAVMRYESLPRSCITSENGEQHYQKSLGVNSLKKPLKVSDQVLGRTSGFLSDLRVSLGKSCVTRQASRMEANNFRQSEGQKSSSSMSSVGSSSNPYKERENLNERKIKEKTPDSRNASRMARAPIGEIKKAKMSKVPVQPPDKTSNAKLVTGRSVSSSIRNEGAKEKVHQHNVQRKPLIFRRANDHVSSIVVSKATARIGGSQCVRTVGTSKVNVVGRMGMTQKSSINGNQRCRTEFTSYTKENKRSTENAKSSDLMVNADNKRDVANRVNTKKKVFLR, encoded by the exons ATGGTTATCAAAAAACGGGTAAACAAGCTTCCTGCTGAAAATGGCGGAACCAATGATGTTGAAGGTTTCCCTAAGAACAAAAAATGCAACGAACAGTTCGATCACTGGGCTTTTCTG GCCCCTATGTGGGTGGACCTTACCTTAGAATATAAGTCTGCCTATCAAGAAAA GGACGATGATTGGTTCCACATAAGCCATCC GTTTCACCACGCCTCTTCTAAAATGTTGAAATCTGCATTTTCTCATGCTGGAGAGGGTTCCATAAACCTAGAGCTCGGGTTGCAGGGGTCATGTTCTCCTAAGCTTCCACCTTCGATTTCAAGATCAAGAGGCAAAGATTTCCGAAACAGACAATTGGGACAAGGATATCATTGGCTTACCTTGGATAAGAAACATCCAGTTAAACAATTAAGCTCTAAATCTTCATCTGCAGATTCAGAAGCTTGTAAAGTAGTTAAACAGAAGGCAAGCTCCAAAAAATTAACAAACTATGCTGCTTCAGACTCAGGTTCTTCTTGTCAGCCACCAGATCTTAGTTCTGGCAATGAAAAAATTAGCTCGAACTCTTTGGCTGTCATGAGATACGAAAGCCTGCCAAGAAGCTGCATTACATCGGAGAACGGTGAACAACATTACCAAAAATCATTGGGCGTTAACAGTTTAAAGAAGCCTCTCAAAGTGTCTGATCAAGTACTTGGTCGAACTAGTGGCTTCTTGTCAGATCTAAGAGTAAGTCTGGGGAAAAGTTGTGTTACAAGACAAGCATCAAGAATGGAGGCAAACAATTTTAGGCAGTCAGAAGGTCAGAAATCTTCTTCAAGTATGTCGAGTGTAGGATCTTCTTCAAACCCCTACAAGGAAAGGGAGAATCTAAATGAGAGAAAAATTAAAGAGAAAACTCCAGATAGTAGAAATGCAAGTAGGATGGCTCGAGCTCCAATTGGAGAAATTAAGAAGGCAAAGATGTCCAAGGTTCCTGTTCAACCTCCTGATAAAACTTCTAACGCTAAATTGGTTACTGGAAGATCTGTTTCTTCGTCCATTAGGAATGAAGGTGCTAAAGAAAAG gTACATCAACATAATGTACAAAGAAAACCTCTTATATTTCGAAGAGCCAATGATCATGTATCCTCAATTGTGGTCTCGAAGGCTACTGCAAGAATTGGAGGTAGCCAGTGCGTTAGGACTGTTGGCACCAGTAAGGTGAATGTGGTTGGGAGAATGGGAATGACCCAGAAGTCAAGCATCAATGGCAACCAAAGGTGTCGTACAGAATTCACAAGTTACACAAAGGAGAATAAACGAAGCACTGAGAACGCAAAGTCTAGTGATTTGATG GTGAACGCTGATAATAAAAGGGACGTGGCTAATCGTGTGAATACGAAGAAGAAGGTTTTCCTTAGATAA
- the LOC104087088 gene encoding uncharacterized protein isoform X1 translates to MVIKKRVNKLPAENGGTNDVEGFPKNKKCNEQFDHWAFLDQIEAPMWVDLTLEYKSAYQEKDDDWFHISHPFHHASSKMLKSAFSHAGEGSINLELGLQGSCSPKLPPSISRSRGKDFRNRQLGQGYHWLTLDKKHPVKQLSSKSSSADSEACKVVKQKASSKKLTNYAASDSGSSCQPPDLSSGNEKISSNSLAVMRYESLPRSCITSENGEQHYQKSLGVNSLKKPLKVSDQVLGRTSGFLSDLRVSLGKSCVTRQASRMEANNFRQSEGQKSSSSMSSVGSSSNPYKERENLNERKIKEKTPDSRNASRMARAPIGEIKKAKMSKVPVQPPDKTSNAKLVTGRSVSSSIRNEGAKEKVHQHNVQRKPLIFRRANDHVSSIVVSKATARIGGSQCVRTVGTSKVNVVGRMGMTQKSSINGNQRCRTEFTSYTKENKRSTENAKSSDLMVNADNKRDVANRVNTKKKVFLR, encoded by the exons ATGGTTATCAAAAAACGGGTAAACAAGCTTCCTGCTGAAAATGGCGGAACCAATGATGTTGAAGGTTTCCCTAAGAACAAAAAATGCAACGAACAGTTCGATCACTGGGCTTTTCTG GATCAAATTGAGGCCCCTATGTGGGTGGACCTTACCTTAGAATATAAGTCTGCCTATCAAGAAAA GGACGATGATTGGTTCCACATAAGCCATCC GTTTCACCACGCCTCTTCTAAAATGTTGAAATCTGCATTTTCTCATGCTGGAGAGGGTTCCATAAACCTAGAGCTCGGGTTGCAGGGGTCATGTTCTCCTAAGCTTCCACCTTCGATTTCAAGATCAAGAGGCAAAGATTTCCGAAACAGACAATTGGGACAAGGATATCATTGGCTTACCTTGGATAAGAAACATCCAGTTAAACAATTAAGCTCTAAATCTTCATCTGCAGATTCAGAAGCTTGTAAAGTAGTTAAACAGAAGGCAAGCTCCAAAAAATTAACAAACTATGCTGCTTCAGACTCAGGTTCTTCTTGTCAGCCACCAGATCTTAGTTCTGGCAATGAAAAAATTAGCTCGAACTCTTTGGCTGTCATGAGATACGAAAGCCTGCCAAGAAGCTGCATTACATCGGAGAACGGTGAACAACATTACCAAAAATCATTGGGCGTTAACAGTTTAAAGAAGCCTCTCAAAGTGTCTGATCAAGTACTTGGTCGAACTAGTGGCTTCTTGTCAGATCTAAGAGTAAGTCTGGGGAAAAGTTGTGTTACAAGACAAGCATCAAGAATGGAGGCAAACAATTTTAGGCAGTCAGAAGGTCAGAAATCTTCTTCAAGTATGTCGAGTGTAGGATCTTCTTCAAACCCCTACAAGGAAAGGGAGAATCTAAATGAGAGAAAAATTAAAGAGAAAACTCCAGATAGTAGAAATGCAAGTAGGATGGCTCGAGCTCCAATTGGAGAAATTAAGAAGGCAAAGATGTCCAAGGTTCCTGTTCAACCTCCTGATAAAACTTCTAACGCTAAATTGGTTACTGGAAGATCTGTTTCTTCGTCCATTAGGAATGAAGGTGCTAAAGAAAAG gTACATCAACATAATGTACAAAGAAAACCTCTTATATTTCGAAGAGCCAATGATCATGTATCCTCAATTGTGGTCTCGAAGGCTACTGCAAGAATTGGAGGTAGCCAGTGCGTTAGGACTGTTGGCACCAGTAAGGTGAATGTGGTTGGGAGAATGGGAATGACCCAGAAGTCAAGCATCAATGGCAACCAAAGGTGTCGTACAGAATTCACAAGTTACACAAAGGAGAATAAACGAAGCACTGAGAACGCAAAGTCTAGTGATTTGATG GTGAACGCTGATAATAAAAGGGACGTGGCTAATCGTGTGAATACGAAGAAGAAGGTTTTCCTTAGATAA